The Scomber japonicus isolate fScoJap1 chromosome 12, fScoJap1.pri, whole genome shotgun sequence sequence TTCACCAGACAAAAAAGTAATGGTAATCTATTGAGTGGCTGTTAAATTTGAACATTCACTACACATTTGTGGTCTTTGCTCTCTCTGATTTACAATGCACAAATTCTTGATGtggcaatatttttttttaccttagtGTAAAGTGGTTAGTGGTGTAAGAGTTAACTGTCATGATTATAAATATAAGCATATCTTGAGTTGGCAAGCAATAAGGAATTTAAATTACAGTTGtcatattaaaaaacatttcatgtaaTCAGAGTGGCATAAAAGTTGAATAAAGAATATATGTGGAGCCCGACATATATATCGGTCATCcgatattatcagctgatattagCCTATCATAGATATATTAGTATCAGTctatatgttgtctgatatatGCTGATATTTTTATTGGCAGcactttatgtatatttaatcctttttcttaattcaataatatatacatacatgttttttgtgtgtttttttatttacaactATTTATAACAATTAAATTGTCAATGAAGTTCACTGTTTCAAtgtgttttgatgtgtttttattctgtatGTATAAGATTGTCAGcgatatcagatttttttaaatttccttaTATCAGGATCGGGATTGGCCCCAAAAATTCAGTATCGGTCAGACCCTAATTATATGTAAGACACGTTATAATAAAGTCTATTGATAGTGTGTTACAGCAGTGAGTTACCTTCTCCGTGCTTGTCAGTGAACTGAAAGGCTTGGACCAGACGCAAGGTCTCCTCAACAGAGCGTCCAACTGGAAGGTCATTGATGGTGATCTGTCTCAGGATGCCCTTGTCATCAATGATGAACAGACCCCTGAAATAAAGATCAGTTCATGAGTCTCCAGAGACTTAAGTCCAGCCCCTTAAAAGAGCAGTAAGTGATTACTGTCTTGTTCATGTCCTCCCACTCATTACATGAAATCTGTTCAGCCCCACATGGGTAAACCCACCTGTAGGCGATGCCCTCATCCTCCTTCAGGACACCGTAATCTGTGGAGATGGTGCGGCATGTGTCAGCTACAAGGGGAATCTTCATGGTGCCCAGACCGCCCTGCTTACGTGGTGTGTTGGTCCTTTGAgagcacaaaaagaaaaacatgaggaCTTTGCAAGAGTGACGGCACACAATCACTGTGGGTGTTTAAAATCTAAAGGTTATTTAACTACCATGCGAAATGGGAGAAGTGGGAGTCAACGGAGGCGGCGATGACCTCACAGCCAATCTTCCTGAACTCTTCGGCAGCGTCACTGAAAGCGATGATCTCAGTTGGGCAAACAAAGGTGAAGTCCAGAgggtagaagaagaaaacaacgTATTTTCCTGCACCAAAGGAAAAAAGGCTATTGAGGTTGTCATCTTACAATGCACCCATGGTAATTACAGTCTAATTAATATTCTAGTCTTTAGTAGTGTAAATGGTGTCCATTCACTACACTGTGGCATCACAAAGCAATGAATCACAGTCCAGAGGAGAGCACCATCAAAGCAAATCCTCCACACAGCAGAGAGTGAAGTAGATGCTATGGTTTACCTCTGTAGTCTGACATTTTGATGTCCTTGAACTGTCCGCCTGGCATCACCGCTTTGGCTGTGAAGTCTGGGGCCAGCTTTCCAATTTGTGCCTTGCCTGCAGCCATCTTTAGTCTGATAGGATTACAGAAGAAGGAAACAGCTCATATATTACACAATCTCTTCTCAGAATCACAACAGTGCATTTGTTTTTTGGTGTGAAATAATAGATAAAACATAGAAGCATCTCAGATAAACGAGAACAAGCGAATTACAACTCTTACATAGAATATGAAATTTAAAGATGTGCAGCATTTTAGAGCTGCACACTGAGCTGCTTCATCTAtaaaagtatgaaaaaaaagctttatcaCAGTTTTCCATTGTCCAATGTGTCCAatgttgcttgttttgtctgaccagtCTGACCCCAAAAGGTATTAAATTTACAATtcaataacacaaacaaaagcagcaaatacTCATATGAGCCAGAATTACTTGggtatttttgcttgaaaaatgactcaatCGATTTATCAGTTACAGATCATCATTTATCAGATTAATTTCTGTTTAACGACTCACTGATGGATCATCTAGTCATTTGAGCTCTGAAGCAATTATCATTGAAGGTGTGCTGAATTTGAATTCATGATACAGTTTCAAGGCTTAGTAAAAAAGGCCACTACACACATCTGGGGTGAAGATGTTTGACTGTAGAGAGCTGCaattatttcatcattaatcaattagttaCAAGAAATGAATCAACAACTATTAACTATAtatcatacattatatatatatatattgttccagccaaaatacaaaacatcCCCTTGATTTAGGTTCTTCAAAGTGAGGATTTATTTACTGAATGCATCATCTCTGATTTTAAAGAAATGATGATGTCCATTTTACACATGTTTCTGGCATCTCACTGACAAAATTGAGAAAATCGAAAATCAAAAATAGGCACATGAATCGACTGATGACAATAATTTTTAGTTGCAACccttaaaatgaatcaaatagtAAATTATATGGAACTATACAAATATTAGTTcaacatgaaaaatgtaaaatgctg is a genomic window containing:
- the prdx1 gene encoding peroxiredoxin-1, producing MAAGKAQIGKLAPDFTAKAVMPGGQFKDIKMSDYRGKYVVFFFYPLDFTFVCPTEIIAFSDAAEEFRKIGCEVIAASVDSHFSHFAWTNTPRKQGGLGTMKIPLVADTCRTISTDYGVLKEDEGIAYRGLFIIDDKGILRQITINDLPVGRSVEETLRLVQAFQFTDKHGEVCPAGWKPGSDTIKPDVQKSKDFFSKQ